From Sphingopyxis lindanitolerans:
CGTTTGCGTCCCATGGTCTTCTTGCCTGCGTCGTAACCACGAGGTCCGCCTGCTTCGGTGGTCTTCACGCTCTGGCTGTCGATGACTGCCGCGGATGGTGCTGGTTCTCGCCCTGTCCGGATGCGATCGATCCGAACGAGATGATGATTGAGGCTTTCGAATACCCCATCGTCGCGCAAGGTGCAGAACCACTGGTATACCGTGCGCCATGGCGGAAAACTGTCGGGCAAAAGCCGCCAGGGACATCCTGCCCGTAGCAGATAGAAAATGGCTTCGACGATTTCGCGCATCGGCCAGCATCGCCGTCGTCCGCGCTGGCTGGCTCAGGGTCTGGACGATTTGCTAGCCCGACGACCGGGGCAGGCCGCGACATGGCTATCCTGGCTGCGCAATGCGCCACAATCGCCGGCAGAGCGCAACATCCTGCGCCTGATCGGACGGCTCGCCTATCCGGCACGAAGCAACATACAGCGTGGGTCTGGATGTCAGCCAGCGCAGCACGAGCATCTGTGTTCTCGATCCCGACGGCAAGACCGTGGTGGAAGGGCAGGCGAAGACTAACCCGTTCGAGATCGGCCGCTATTTGCAGAAGCGCCTGGAAGGGCCGCTGAAGCTCGGTATGGATCGCATTCTGGCTCTACCATGGGCTGCGCAGGAGCGGCGTCTGGTTGAGAAGCGTCTTGAGGCGCAGGGGCGGTTAACCTGCACCGTCAGACGTAGCGCTCACTTATCGAGAAGATCGTTTGTGCCTTTGGCGCTCGGCTAAACAGCGCATGGAAAGCGTCACCTGCTGCAGCTATGCCCTGTTCTGCCAATGTCCGCGTCGGCCAATAAAGTTCGCGCACACCGATCACCGAGGGGCCGGGGAGGACGAGCTTTTCGATCGGATGGCACCGGGTATGGCGAAATGCGCCAAGACGCTCGCCAAGTGCGAAATCGTCGTCTCCGGCCCAGGCCGTGCCGCCTTCCTCGAACACCACCTGGGTAAGCTTGGCGAAGTTCGGTCGTCGGTCGATCGACCAGTTATAGGCCGCCTCGTCACCGCGCAGCGCTTCGGCGCGGCTTTTGAGAACCTCTTCGCGTGCGAAAACGGCAAAGAAGTTGTCCATGTCGACGAAATTCGGCTCATCTTTCAGCGCATAGGCCACATAATCAGGATCGGTCACGAAGGCGGCAGCGTCCGCTTCGCTGTCGAACCAGACTTCGGCGATGCCTTCGTAGCGGTTCTGATCGGCATCGAGGAAATCGACGTCGACCTGATGGCTCTGGACATAGCGCTTGATAATCCGGATGCCTTGTCCCAGCGAGCCGTGGGGATAGCGCCAGTGATCGTGAAACGCCTGAGGCGTCATTCCCACTCTCCGTGCGAAGACCGCCATCATTCGTATTGCGCTCATAGTCCGGTTCCCAACGGTTCTGGCAGTTCAGATTGCGGTGTAGCCGCCATCGGCAGCAATGGCGGCGCCGGTGACGAACGAAGAGGCATCCGACAGCAACCAGGCTGCCGTTTCGCCGATCTCCGCCGGTTCGCCATATCGACCGATCGGGTGGGCGGTTTTCAGGAATTCCGCGTGCGAAGGCTCGTTCTCGATCACCGACATCAGCATCGGAGTGCGGATAGCGCCCGGTAGAACTGCGTTCACGCGGATTCCCTGTTGCCCGTAATCGACGGCAGCGATCCGCGTCAGCCCGATAACGGCATGTTTGGCTGCGATGTACTCGCCATGTGCGGGGATCGCGACGGTGCCGCCAACCGACGCCGTGTTCACGATCGAACCGCCGCTCCCCGCTTTCAGCATCGCTGCGATCTGATGTTTCATGCAATGAAAAACGCCGAGCACGTTGATATCCAGGGATCGTTGGAAATCGGCGCTCGTCAGTTGATGAAGCGGCACGTTGACCGGCGGCAGCCCCGCATTGTTGAATGCGCCATCAAGGCGACCGAATTCGGTGATGGCGAGTTCCACGGTCGACCACGCGTTGTCCTCGATACTGACGTCGCAATGGCTGTAGACGGCGTTGCCACCTTCCGCGCGTATCAGTCTGACCGTTTCCTCGGCTGCGGCTTCGACGATATCGGCGACAACCACATTCGCGCCCCGACGGGCAAGAATAAGGGCGGCAGCGCGGCCGATACTGCCGCCTGCGCCCGTCACGATATAGCTGCGTTGCTCCAATCCGGACATTGAGGACCCCATTTTTGACTGACGGGCAAGTGAAGGGCGCTGCCTGTCAGATGCCCAGCGCTTCGCGCACGGTCCTGGCGTTCACCCAGCGATCGACGTGGTGAAGGTTGTGGCGGATCTGTACTTCGCCATCCTGCAACTGCATCGTATCGTATGCGCCGGCCTCGATGCCGCGCTGGGTGCGTTCGGTGTTCGTCACGTCCTCCAGCAGGATTTCCGCGATGCGCGTGATATAGAGTTCCTGTTGCAGCTTTTCCCGCCCGGTCAGTGGCTTGGGTACATGAAACTCGGCTTCCCACCGCGTGCGATTGACGCTGATCGGCCAGAACCTGTGCGACCAGAAACCGCCGGGCGAAAGGTTTATGTGCAGCGTGGGAAAAGCGACGGCGATGTCCAGCGCCCAGTGTTTCGATTGCTTGGGATTGATCGCGGGATGATCGAGATACTCGGTCATCCCCGCCGTTTCCGCGGCACCCAGCACGTTGCCGGTATCGCGGTTCGCATAGGCCATCTTTTCGACCATCGCATCTTCGGGCGGAGCGTAGTCCGGATTGCCGAAAGTGGAAAACTGGCGGTGTGGTCCCCAGAAGCGTGCATCGAGCGGGCGGGAATGCGGATTGACCGCGCTGGCGAAAGTCTTGCCGATCGTCGCCGGGTGGATCGAAGGGATATGGTAGGTTTCCGAAAAGGCATCGGCCAGCACTTTCCAGTTCGCATCGAGATGCGCCTCGAAATAGAGTGACGTATCCGTATTTTCCCAAGAAACCCCGGCAAACCGCGTTCCGAAGTCTCCAAGGAATTCCTGCAGGCTGACTTCGGGCTGCTTCTGGTGGTTGAGGAATATCCAGCCTTCCCACACATCGGTGGCGATCGGCACGAGGCCGCATTTCTTCTTGTCGAGATCGAAGAAGTTCGCCTCGTCTGGCACGCCCATCAGGCTGCCGTCGTTGCGGTAGACCCAGTTGTGGTAATTGCAGGAGAAGCGCGAGGCGCGGCCGCGCTCGGTCAACACCACCTGATTGCCGCGATGGGCGCAGACATTGTAGAACGCCTGAATTCTGTCATCGCTGCCGCGCGTCACCACGATCGGCGCGTTCCAGATCTCGATGGTCTTGGTGAAGAAGCTGCCCTTTTCGGGAAGCTGTTCCACCCGGCCCACGGTCAGCCAGGCGCGCTTGAACAGATTTTCGCGTTCTCGCTCGAAATAGGCGGGTGAACGATAAGGCTCGCAGGAGACTGGACCGGTGCCCAGTCCGGCGGTTTGCGTCAGATCGCTGGTGCAGATGCTGGCAAGCTCGGTCATCTCGTTCATGCGACGAACTCCTTTACAGCGTTGGCTCTGCCGTCCGCAGGATGCGGACCTGGTGCGGATAGGGCGAATTGTGCGCGCGCGGCTGCTTGTGCAATTCTACGGACATCGCCGCGTGAGCCAGCGCCAGCTGTAGCCTGAACAGGCGCAGCGTCGGCGCCGGCATCGCGTCGAGCGGAAAGGTCTCGACATGGTCGAGGATGGCTTCCGAACGGGAGAGCAGCACATCGTAGAAGCGGGTTATCTCCGCCATAGTCGCGCGCGCCCGGATATCCCATCGTTCCTGCGCCGTCTCGCCGATCCAGTGCGGCACGAATTCGAGAAGATCCTCGAAGCCGGGGGGCAGCACGGGCTCCTCGTCGAGCGCGGGGGCCGGCATCAGATCACCCGCTCGGCCGATGCCAGCATCGTGTAATGCTGGCCGGCCTGTGCCAGGAGCGCATCGAACGCCGCGCGATCACCCGCCACGCCGCGTTCGAAATCGGATAGCGTCGGCCACCACAGTTCGCGCGCGCCGATGAACGGCGAGGTGCCCTTGTGCACCGCGTCTATCGCGAACGAGCGGACATGCCGAAACGCGCCGATGCGATCGCCCAGCGCCTTGTCCTGATCGCCTGCCCAGGCCGGATTGCCATCCGCCTTGACCAGTTGCAGGATCTTGACGCTTACCGACCATTCGGTGGGCGACCACTGCACGGCCGCATCATCGGGATCGTCCACCGCCGGTCGCGAGCGGATAATGTCCTCCTCGAAGAAGGTGAACTTCAGTCCGTCCATGTCGACGAACAGCGGTTCGTCGGGGATGTTGTATTTGCGATGCGCGGGATCTTTGCCCATGTTGAGCGCATCGTCGAGACTGTCATACCACAGCTCGGTAATGCCGTCGTAGGCCAGCTGTGTATCAGGCAGCAGCGGAGAGACGATCCGGTGCGATTGCACATAGCCGCGCAGGCACGCGATCTTCTTGCTGAGTGTGCCGTGCGGATGGCGCCAGTGATCGTGGAACTGCTGTTCCG
This genomic window contains:
- a CDS encoding EthD domain-containing protein is translated as MSAIRMMAVFARRVGMTPQAFHDHWRYPHGSLGQGIRIIKRYVQSHQVDVDFLDADQNRYEGIAEVWFDSEADAAAFVTDPDYVAYALKDEPNFVDMDNFFAVFAREEVLKSRAEALRGDEAAYNWSIDRRPNFAKLTQVVFEEGGTAWAGDDDFALGERLGAFRHTRCHPIEKLVLPGPSVIGVRELYWPTRTLAEQGIAAAGDAFHALFSRAPKAQTIFSISERYV
- a CDS encoding EthD domain-containing protein, producing MHSIKILATIPRRKDISEQQFHDHWRHPHGTLSKKIACLRGYVQSHRIVSPLLPDTQLAYDGITELWYDSLDDALNMGKDPAHRKYNIPDEPLFVDMDGLKFTFFEEDIIRSRPAVDDPDDAAVQWSPTEWSVSVKILQLVKADGNPAWAGDQDKALGDRIGAFRHVRSFAIDAVHKGTSPFIGARELWWPTLSDFERGVAGDRAAFDALLAQAGQHYTMLASAERVI
- a CDS encoding aromatic ring-hydroxylating oxygenase subunit alpha, which produces MNEMTELASICTSDLTQTAGLGTGPVSCEPYRSPAYFERERENLFKRAWLTVGRVEQLPEKGSFFTKTIEIWNAPIVVTRGSDDRIQAFYNVCAHRGNQVVLTERGRASRFSCNYHNWVYRNDGSLMGVPDEANFFDLDKKKCGLVPIATDVWEGWIFLNHQKQPEVSLQEFLGDFGTRFAGVSWENTDTSLYFEAHLDANWKVLADAFSETYHIPSIHPATIGKTFASAVNPHSRPLDARFWGPHRQFSTFGNPDYAPPEDAMVEKMAYANRDTGNVLGAAETAGMTEYLDHPAINPKQSKHWALDIAVAFPTLHINLSPGGFWSHRFWPISVNRTRWEAEFHVPKPLTGREKLQQELYITRIAEILLEDVTNTERTQRGIEAGAYDTMQLQDGEVQIRHNLHHVDRWVNARTVREALGI
- a CDS encoding SDR family NAD(P)-dependent oxidoreductase, encoding MSGLEQRSYIVTGAGGSIGRAAALILARRGANVVVADIVEAAAEETVRLIRAEGGNAVYSHCDVSIEDNAWSTVELAITEFGRLDGAFNNAGLPPVNVPLHQLTSADFQRSLDINVLGVFHCMKHQIAAMLKAGSGGSIVNTASVGGTVAIPAHGEYIAAKHAVIGLTRIAAVDYGQQGIRVNAVLPGAIRTPMLMSVIENEPSHAEFLKTAHPIGRYGEPAEIGETAAWLLSDASSFVTGAAIAADGGYTAI